Genomic segment of Halostella limicola:
GCGTTCGACGTCGACGGCAGCCCGCCGACGACGAACCAGACCATGGCCGCGAGCATGACGGCGACGATGGCGATCTGGAGGCGCCCGGTCTGTTTCGCGCCGAAGAGGTTGACGAGGACGAGGACGGCCGCCAGCGCGAGCGCGACCGGTTTCACCGGCAGGTCGAACAGGTACAGCAGGTAGGGGACGCCGCCGACCAGCGCCAGCGCGCCCTTAAACGAGAGGGAGAACCAGGTGCCGACGCCCGCGATGGTGCCGAGCAGCGGGCCCATGCCGCGCTCGATGTAGATGTAGGTGCCGCCGGCCTCCGGCATTGCGGTCGCCATCTCCGCCTTGCTCAGGGCGGCCGGCAGGACGAGTACCCCCGCGAGCAGGTACGCGAGGATGACGGCCGGGCCCGCCGTCTTCAGTGCCAGGCCGGGGAGGATGAAGATCCCGCTCCCGACCATCGCGCCGATGCTTATCGCTATCACCGCGAACAGTCCGAGGTCTCGTTCTAGTTCCTTCGGCATGAGTCAGGTCGTCAGTCGGTCGGCTATCTCTTCGGCGAACATCGAGGAGACGCAGACTGTGTCCACGTCGACGCCGTCGAACGCGTCCGCGTTCCGCGGGTCGGCGAGGCGGACGACGACGTCGTCGACGTCCAGTTCCGTCCGGAGGAGCTGCGCGACGAGGACGTTTCGCCCGTCGCGCCCGCTGGCGACGACGGCCAGATCCGCGTCGCCGACGCCGGCGCGCCGGAGCGACAGGGGGTCCGTCAGGTCCGCGGGGCGGGCGTCGAGACCGGCGCTCTCCGCGGCGGCGACGGTCTCGTCGTCCCCGGCGACGAACGTCGACTCGACGGCGTCCGCCAGGTTCTGCGCGATGCCGATCCCGACGCCGTCGTCGCCGATCACGTAGGCACGGAACGCCCCGTTTCCGGACCGGTCGTCGGAGGCCCCGCGAGGCTGAGTCCTAGCCATGGGCCCTGCCGACGACGCGGTTCGGTGCGAGGCGCGGGGCCCGTGCGGTACTGACCGGGACGAGGCGGATAATGGAGGTCGATCTGTGGCTCATGGTTGGCTCCGTAGGAGTGAATGATTGCTGCATCCGCATAAACTCGCTGGTGTGATTCGTGAATCCCGATTATATTCTCTATATATTCCTGAACCGTCCTAGACGATCGATCGGGGCAGTTCGGGAACGGGGCGGATCCGTCGGCGCACCCGTCTCTGAGGACGGGGGTGGGGGAGAAGAGGTGAGGTGTCGCTACACCTCGACGTCGAACCCGTGGAAGGCGTGTTCGTACTCGTTGCGTATCAGGTCCTCGTCGACGACCTCGAGGCCGAGTTCGTCGAGGTCCTGCCCGATCCTGCTGAGGTCGTCGCTGTCCGCCCCGACGGCCTCGACGTGGACGTTCTCGGTGCCGGTCATGACCTCGCGGACGGCGACGACCCCCGGCACTTCCAGCGCCTCGCGGGCGAGGGACTCCCGCTGGGGGATCGGCGCGGTGCAGACGATGAGCGTCCGGAGCTGGTAGCCCGCCTCCTCGTAGTTGACCTCGGGTCGGTACCCGGTGACGATGCCCGCTTTCTCCAGGTTTCGGATACGGTTGCGCACCGTGCTCGCGGAGACGCCCGCGCGGTCGGCTATCTCGCTCGCCGAGGTCTTGCGCGCGTCCTGCTGGAGGCTGTGTACGATCCGCCTGTCGAGGTCGTCGAGCGGCTCCTCGCTCATACGCGGGAGTAATCGCCCCACGAAAAGTAACTTTTCCCGCGGGAGCGCCGCCCGTACTGTGCGACCGCGTCCCATCCCTGTGGCTCGAAAAGACGGTTTTTAAGACTCGGCCGCCTGAACGGGCGGGTATGGAGAACAGGACCTACACCGCGGACGCCGAACCGGGCGACACCGTCACCGTCGCCGGGTGGGCACACGAGATCCGCGACCTCGGCGGCATCGCCTTCCTCATCGTCCGCGACACGACCGGCAAGATCCAGGTCAAGTTCGAGAAAGACGAGATGGACGACGACCTCGTCGAGACGGGCGTCAACGTCAACCGCGAGAGCGTCGTCCGCGTCAGCGGCGACGTCGAGGAGGAGGAGCGCGCGCCGACCGGCGTCGAGGTCGTCCCCGACGAGGTCGAAGTGATCGCGGAAGCCGACCCCGAACTCCCGCTCGACCCGTCGGGCAAGGTCGACGCCGACCTCTCGACGCGGCTCGACAACCGCACCCTCGACCTCCGCATGGAGGAGTCGAAGGCCATCTTCGAGATCCGCGCGGAGGTGCTGCGCTCGGTCCGCGAGCAGTTCCGCGAACTCGGCGGTACCGAGATCAACACGCCGAAGATCGTCGCCACCGGCACGGAGGGCGGGACGGAGCTGTTCCCGATCACGTACTTCGGCCGCGAGGCGTTCATGAACCAGAGCCCCCAGCTGTTCAAGCAGCTGATGGTCGGCTCCGGTCTCGAACGCGTCTTCGAGATCGGCCCGATCTTCCGCGCCGAGGAGCACAACACGCCGCGGCACCTCAACGAGGCGACCTCCATCGACTTCGAGAGCGCCTTCTTCGACCACGAGGACGCGATGGACGCCTGCGAGGCGGTCGTGAAGGCCGCCTACGAGGGCGTCGCCGAGAACTGCCAGGAGCAACTCGAGACGCTCGGGTACGAGGACTTCGAAGCGCCGTCGGGCGAGTTCCCGCGGCTCACCTACGAGGAGGCCATCGAGCGCATCAACGCGACCGGCCAGCTCGACGAGCAGCTCGTCTGGGGCGACGACCTGCCGACCGAGGGCGAGCACGCGCTCGGCGAGGAGGTCGGCGAACACTACTTCATCACGGACTGGCCCAGCGAGATCAAGCCGTTCTACATCAAGGACCACGACGACGACGAGGAGCTGTCGACCGGCTTCGACCTGATGCACCCGACGATGGAGCTCGTCTCCGGCGGCCAGCGTGAGCACCGCCACGAGCGCCTCATCGAGGGCTTCGAGCAGCAGGGCCTCGACCCCGACGCCTTCGAGTATTACACCAAGATGTTCAAGTACGGCATGCCACCCCACGCCGGGTGGGGCCTCGGCGGTGAGCGCCTCGTCATGACGATGCTCGGCCTCGACAACATCCGGGAAGCCGTCCTCTTCCCGCGGGATCGCCAGCGTCTGAGCCCGTAAACGCCGGACGGACGGGAACGACCGTCCCCGTTCGCTCGGCCCGATCGACTTTTCCGCCGACTCACTCTCCGCCGCCGACCACGTGGCCGTACTTCAGCAGCGCGACGAAGATGGTCCCGCCGACGGCGTTGCCGACGCTCGCGGCGACGAGGAACTCGACGTAGTCGACGAGGGCGACCTCCGAGGAGGCGAGCAGGCCGGCGACGATCTCGACGTTCCCGGCGATGCAGTGGGGGAGATGAGCCAGCCCGATAGCCGTCGTCACCAGCCACACGAAAAACGCCCGGCTGATCGACTCCTGGGCGGCGCTGACGAGCCACGAGACGAGGCCCATCAGCCAGCCGGCGAGAACGCCGCCGGCGAGCAGTGTCACGACGTCCTGCGTCGTGTACGTCAGCGCGATCTCCTCGAACGCGTGGGGGTCGACGGTGCCGACCGACGGCATGATGGTGACCATCAGCACGGCGAACGCCGCGCCGCCGACCACGTTCGCCGAGTAGACGATGGCCCAGAGGCGACCCAGCTGGCCGACCGACGCCTGCCCGCCGAGCACCGGGAGCACCGCCAGCGTCGTGTGTTCGGTGAACAGCTCGGACCGGCCAAGGACGACGAGGATGAACCCGACGGCGTACATGTTGGCGACGAGTATCTCCGTCGTCGCGACGCTGAACGTGCCGCCGGCCAGCGTCACCATCACGGCCATCAGCAGCGGTCCGAAGCCGATGTCCAGCCCGGCCGACAGCGCGGAGAGGCCGAGCCCGAGCGCCCCGCGGTTCAGTTCCTCCAGTCCGGTCTCTATCTCCTGTTCGAGGATGTCTTCGTAAGGGGTCTGTTTTCCTGATAGGGCCATGTGTATCGCTGTCCCGTCGGTTGCTGATGACGCCGCCGCGAGCGGGTGGTGTCCGGCTACTCGACGGGCGATCGCTTTCGGGCTACCACGACGACGTGGAAAAAGACCGTTCGCGTCCGTCTGATACGTCGACTCCGGACCCTGACCGACCTTTCGTGCGGTCGTCGGCCTCGCGGTGGCCGTCTCCGTCGTCGTCCCGTGGATGACGGCGACGCCCGTGGTGGAGCCGCTGGACGAGCGCGCCGCGGACGAGATGGAAAACGGTTAACGACCGCGCTTCTCACGGGAGGGTAATGAGCGACGACGCCGCGAGCGCCTTCGTCCCGGGACACGTCACGGGGTTTTTCACCCCGCACGAGCACGAGGACCCGACGAAGGCGGGGTCGCAGGGCGCGGGGCTGACCCTCTCTGACGGCGTGACGGTCAGCGTCCGCCCGGCCGACCGGACAGAGGTGTACCTGGACGACACGAGCATCGAGATGGAGCCGGTCGAGCGGGTGCTCGACGCCCTCGAAGTGACCGCGCAGGTGACCGCCGAGTCCGAGGTGCCGATCGGCGCCGGCTTCGGCGTCTCCGGCGCGATGGCGCTGGGTACGGCGCTTGCGGCCAACCGGGCCTTCTCGCGCCAGCTCTCGGAGAACGAGCTCGTCACCATCGCCCACGGCGCGGAGGTCCAGTCGGGGACCGGTCTGGGCGACGTGGTCGCGCAGGCCCGCGGCGGCATCCCGATCCGCCTCGAACCCGGCGGGCCGCAGGACAACCTGCTCGACGGCATCCCGAGGCGCGCGCGTGTCGAGTACGTTACCTTCGGCGAGCTCCCGACGGAGGACGTCATCGGCGGGAACACCGGACCGCTCGAACAGGCCGGCGAAAAGGCGCTCTCGCGGGTGGTCCGCGAGCCGACGCTCGCCAGCTTCATCTACGCCTCCCGCCGGTTCGCGCGCGAGGCGGGCCTGCTCACGG
This window contains:
- a CDS encoding pantoate kinase; protein product: MSDDAASAFVPGHVTGFFTPHEHEDPTKAGSQGAGLTLSDGVTVSVRPADRTEVYLDDTSIEMEPVERVLDALEVTAQVTAESEVPIGAGFGVSGAMALGTALAANRAFSRQLSENELVTIAHGAEVQSGTGLGDVVAQARGGIPIRLEPGGPQDNLLDGIPRRARVEYVTFGELPTEDVIGGNTGPLEQAGEKALSRVVREPTLASFIYASRRFAREAGLLTERVRDAIQDVSDADGQASMAMLGETVFALGTGLSDAGFDPDVCRTHAAGATLR
- a CDS encoding Lrp/AsnC family transcriptional regulator, whose product is MSEEPLDDLDRRIVHSLQQDARKTSASEIADRAGVSASTVRNRIRNLEKAGIVTGYRPEVNYEEAGYQLRTLIVCTAPIPQRESLAREALEVPGVVAVREVMTGTENVHVEAVGADSDDLSRIGQDLDELGLEVVDEDLIRNEYEHAFHGFDVEV
- a CDS encoding formate/nitrite transporter family protein yields the protein MALSGKQTPYEDILEQEIETGLEELNRGALGLGLSALSAGLDIGFGPLLMAVMVTLAGGTFSVATTEILVANMYAVGFILVVLGRSELFTEHTTLAVLPVLGGQASVGQLGRLWAIVYSANVVGGAAFAVLMVTIMPSVGTVDPHAFEEIALTYTTQDVVTLLAGGVLAGWLMGLVSWLVSAAQESISRAFFVWLVTTAIGLAHLPHCIAGNVEIVAGLLASSEVALVDYVEFLVAASVGNAVGGTIFVALLKYGHVVGGGE
- a CDS encoding NAD-binding protein, producing MARTQPRGASDDRSGNGAFRAYVIGDDGVGIGIAQNLADAVESTFVAGDDETVAAAESAGLDARPADLTDPLSLRRAGVGDADLAVVASGRDGRNVLVAQLLRTELDVDDVVVRLADPRNADAFDGVDVDTVCVSSMFAEEIADRLTT
- the aspS gene encoding aspartate--tRNA(Asn) ligase — encoded protein: MENRTYTADAEPGDTVTVAGWAHEIRDLGGIAFLIVRDTTGKIQVKFEKDEMDDDLVETGVNVNRESVVRVSGDVEEEERAPTGVEVVPDEVEVIAEADPELPLDPSGKVDADLSTRLDNRTLDLRMEESKAIFEIRAEVLRSVREQFRELGGTEINTPKIVATGTEGGTELFPITYFGREAFMNQSPQLFKQLMVGSGLERVFEIGPIFRAEEHNTPRHLNEATSIDFESAFFDHEDAMDACEAVVKAAYEGVAENCQEQLETLGYEDFEAPSGEFPRLTYEEAIERINATGQLDEQLVWGDDLPTEGEHALGEEVGEHYFITDWPSEIKPFYIKDHDDDEELSTGFDLMHPTMELVSGGQREHRHERLIEGFEQQGLDPDAFEYYTKMFKYGMPPHAGWGLGGERLVMTMLGLDNIREAVLFPRDRQRLSP